The Uruburuella testudinis genome window below encodes:
- a CDS encoding DEAD/DEAH box helicase — MNPFASLGLGSEIVDALTEQGYETPTPIQAAAIPKALAGHDLLAAAQTGTGKTAAFMLPSLERLKRYATPSTSPAMHPVRMLVLTPTRELADQIDHNVQAYIKNLPLRHTVLFGGVNMDTQTKALRAGSEIVVATVGRLLDHVKQKNINFSKVEIVVLDEADRMLDMGFIDDIRSIMQMLPKQRQTLLFSATFAPPIRKLAQDFMKNPEQVEVAAQNAANANVEQHVIAVDTARKRNLLERLIVDLNMNQVIVFCKTKQSVDQVNRDLQRRNISAQAIHGDKSQQTRLETLSAFKEGKLRVLVATDVAARGLDIAELPFVINYELPTQPEDYVHRIGRTGRAGADGVAISLMDEYEQKMFESIKTLIDSDIEVERIEGFEPRWWLQEGGVVPEVAATEAAPMPASAAPASRERSRRESRPEHENRDNRENREPRSERQAERNDASAACGKIAGRSRRSRRERQKCALLQPNFGA, encoded by the coding sequence ATGAACCCGTTTGCATCCCTCGGCCTCGGCAGTGAAATTGTTGATGCGCTGACCGAACAAGGCTATGAAACGCCCACCCCGATTCAGGCTGCCGCCATCCCTAAAGCGCTGGCCGGCCACGACTTGCTTGCCGCCGCCCAAACCGGCACCGGCAAAACCGCCGCCTTTATGCTGCCCAGCCTGGAGCGCCTGAAGCGCTATGCCACCCCCAGCACCTCGCCCGCCATGCACCCCGTGCGCATGCTGGTGCTCACGCCCACGCGCGAGCTGGCCGATCAAATCGACCACAACGTGCAGGCATACATCAAAAACCTGCCACTGCGCCACACCGTATTGTTCGGCGGCGTCAATATGGACACGCAAACCAAAGCCCTGCGCGCCGGCAGCGAAATCGTAGTCGCCACGGTCGGCCGCCTGCTCGACCATGTTAAGCAGAAAAACATCAATTTCAGCAAAGTGGAAATCGTGGTGCTCGATGAAGCCGACCGCATGCTGGATATGGGCTTTATCGACGACATCCGCAGCATCATGCAAATGCTGCCCAAACAGCGCCAAACGCTGCTGTTTTCAGCCACGTTTGCACCGCCCATCCGCAAGCTGGCGCAAGATTTTATGAAAAACCCCGAGCAAGTGGAAGTGGCTGCCCAAAATGCCGCCAACGCCAATGTCGAACAGCATGTGATTGCGGTAGACACCGCCCGCAAACGCAATTTGCTCGAGCGCCTGATTGTGGATTTGAACATGAATCAGGTAATTGTGTTTTGCAAAACCAAGCAAAGCGTTGACCAGGTCAACCGCGATTTGCAGCGCCGCAATATTTCCGCACAGGCCATCCACGGCGACAAATCGCAACAAACCCGCTTGGAAACCTTGAGCGCTTTCAAAGAAGGCAAGCTGCGGGTGCTGGTGGCCACCGATGTGGCCGCCCGCGGTTTGGATATTGCCGAGCTGCCGTTCGTTATCAACTATGAGCTGCCCACCCAGCCCGAAGATTATGTGCACCGCATCGGCCGCACCGGCCGCGCAGGAGCCGACGGCGTGGCCATTTCGCTGATGGACGAATACGAACAGAAAATGTTTGAATCGATCAAAACCTTGATTGACAGCGATATCGAAGTAGAGCGCATCGAAGGTTTCGAGCCGCGCTGGTGGCTGCAAGAAGGCGGCGTTGTGCCGGAAGTTGCGGCAACCGAAGCCGCCCCCATGCCTGCATCCGCCGCCCCCGCATCCCGTGAACGCAGCCGCCGCGAAAGCCGCCCCGAACATGAAAACCGCGATAACCGTGAAAACCGGGAGCCCCGCAGCGAACGGCAGGCTGAGCGCAACGATGCTTCGGCCGCATGCGGCAAAATCGCCGGCCGTTCGCGCCGCAGCCGCAGAGAGCGCCAGAAATGCGCATTGCTGCAACCGAATTTCGGCGCCTGA